The sequence below is a genomic window from Gammaproteobacteria bacterium.
TGCTCGAAGAGGTTGGCTTTGCGCCCGAGCCGGTGGAGGTCGAGGTGCGCCGCGGTCAGATCGCGCCGCTGCGGCTGCTGACGCCGTCCCGGGGCGAGGTGCTGCGCGATGCCTGCGCCGAGGTGGAGGCGGTGGATCGTACCTCCGTGCTGGCCGGCCGGGTGGTGGACGGAGTCTCGGGAGTCCCCGTGGACGGCGCCCTCGTCACGGCTACCTGGACCGGGTGGGACATCGGCACCATCGCGCGGGGAAGCAACCCGCGCGGCGGGGGCGACCCCAACGCCGGCCTTGTGCGGCTCGAGCAGCGGGACGGCCAGTACGAGGCAATCACCGGCGGGGACGGCCGCTTCCTCTTCTGCCGGGTGCCCGTGGGACCGAGCGTGGTGGTCGAAGCGGCAGTGGCGGACCGCGCGGCCGAGCCCGAGACCCTCGTCCTGGAGGAGGCGGGCCGGCCCGAGTTCATGACCGTGTACATCAGGAACTGACAGAATCCACTCAACCGGCACTCAACGATGACCCATCCTCTGCATCACGACGCTGTCCGGCCAAAGTCCCGGAGCGTGCCCGGCTCGTTCCTGCGAGGGAATCCGGCGCGTGAACTGGCCCTCGCAGGCATCGCCTTGGCGCTGGCCGTGGCGAACCTCCCCGCCCCGCTGGCGGGCCAGGAGCCTGATTCGTCCGCGGTCATTCCGCTCGACGAGATCGAGGTGACGGTGCTGCGCACGCCCATCCTGCTGGGCGAGGTTCCCTTCGCGGTCTCGGTGCTGGGTGAATCGGCGCTCACGCGCGGCAAGGCCGGGCTCTCCATCGAGGAGGCGCTGCAGGGCCTGCCCGGCGTCCAGGTGCAGAACCGCTACAACTCGGCGGTGGGCGAGCGCATCTCCATCCGCGGTTTCGGCGCCCGCTCCCAGTTCGGCGTGCGCGGGGTGACGGTGCTCGTGGACGGCATTCCCGCGACCCTGCCCGACGGGCAGTCGACCCTCGACCACCTCGACCTGGGCACCCTGGGAAGGGTGGAGGCGCTGCGCGGCCCAGGCTCGTCCGCGTACGGCAACGGCGCGGGCGGGGTGCTGCGCTTCGAGACCCGGCGCGCGGCCGACCAGCCCTTCCGCCAGGATTTCTCCACCATCTTCGGGAGCAACGGCATGAGCCGGCTCCAGGCCACCGCCAACGGGGCGTCGGGTGACCGCGAGTACCTGCTCAGCGCCTCCCGGTTCAACTACGACGGCTTCCGCATCAACCCGATCGCCAACGACGGCTCGCTCTACGGGGGCGCGCGCCGACTGCATCTGAACGGCCAGCTGCGCTCGCCCGCCGCGGAGGGCGAGCTGGTGGTGACCGCGAATCTGGCCAACCTCGACGGAGAAAACCCGGGATCGCTCAACGACTCGCTGATGGCGATCGGTGACCGGCGCTCGCATACCGGAAGCATCTTCCAGCAGACCAACAAGAAGGTCACGCAGGGGCAGCTCGGGTTCGCCTGGACCGGCCCCGCCGCCGCGGGCGAGGCGGACATCTCGGCTTGGGGCCTGTTCCGGAACCTCGACAATCCCATCCCGTCCGCGGTTATCGACCTGAAGCGCACCGCGGCAGGCGCGCGCGGCGCACTCCGGGGACAGGCCGGGGAGTCGGGACAGTTCACCTGGAACCTGGGCGGCGAGCTCGCCCTGCAGCGCGACGACCGCCAGAACCACGGCAACGCCAGGGGCGAGCGGTCCGACCTCAGGCTCGACCAACTGGAGAACGTCCGCACCCTCGCGTTCTTCGGTCAGGGCGACCTGAGGCTGGGTGAGCGCGCCCGGCTGGTGGGCGGCGTGCGCTACGACCGCCTGAACTTCTCCGTGGACGACGCGTTCCTCTCCAACGGCGACGACTCGGGCGACCGCCTGATGGACGCCATCAGCCCCTCGGTCGGGCTGCATGTCGCGGCCGGCCCCTCCGTCGGCCTGTTCGCGACCGTCGGCACCTCGTTCGAGAGCCCCACCACGACCGAGCTGGCCAACGACCCCAGCGGACGCGGCGGCTTCAACCCGGAGCTGAACCCGCAGCGCAGCCTGAGCCTTGAAGCCGGGGCGCGAGGCGTCTCCGGGAACCGGTTCGCCTACGAGTTCAGCGTCTTCACCACCAGCATCACCGACGCGCTGGTCCCCATCGAGGTGCCCGACATCGACCGCACCTTCTACGCGAATGCCGGGTCGGCGAGCCACCAGGGCTTCGAGGCCGCCTTCACCCTCGCGGCGGGCGGCGGCGCCTCCCTGCGCGCGACCTACAGCTACACCGACGCGGTCTTCGACGACTACGTGGCGCGCGGCAACGACTACGGCGGCAACCAGATCCCGGGACTCGCCCCCCACCGCGCGGAAGCCATCGCCTCGCTGGACCAGCCGGGCTGGTTCGCTGAACTGCGGCTGACCCGGGTGTCGGCCATTCCCGTCAACGACGTCAACACCGCCGAGACGAATCCCTACCAGCTTCTGGACATGCGCTTCGAGCTGGATCCGGTGCCCGTCGGCGCGCTCGACGTGGCCCCGGTGGCGGGCGTAACCAACATCTTCGA
It includes:
- a CDS encoding TonB-dependent receptor translates to MTHPLHHDAVRPKSRSVPGSFLRGNPARELALAGIALALAVANLPAPLAGQEPDSSAVIPLDEIEVTVLRTPILLGEVPFAVSVLGESALTRGKAGLSIEEALQGLPGVQVQNRYNSAVGERISIRGFGARSQFGVRGVTVLVDGIPATLPDGQSTLDHLDLGTLGRVEALRGPGSSAYGNGAGGVLRFETRRAADQPFRQDFSTIFGSNGMSRLQATANGASGDREYLLSASRFNYDGFRINPIANDGSLYGGARRLHLNGQLRSPAAEGELVVTANLANLDGENPGSLNDSLMAIGDRRSHTGSIFQQTNKKVTQGQLGFAWTGPAAAGEADISAWGLFRNLDNPIPSAVIDLKRTAAGARGALRGQAGESGQFTWNLGGELALQRDDRQNHGNARGERSDLRLDQLENVRTLAFFGQGDLRLGERARLVGGVRYDRLNFSVDDAFLSNGDDSGDRLMDAISPSVGLHVAAGPSVGLFATVGTSFESPTTTELANDPSGRGGFNPELNPQRSLSLEAGARGVSGNRFAYEFSVFTTSITDALVPIEVPDIDRTFYANAGSASHQGFEAAFTLAAGGGASLRATYSYTDAVFDDYVARGNDYGGNQIPGLAPHRAEAIASLDQPGWFAELRLTRVSAIPVNDVNTAETNPYQLLDMRFELDPVPVGALDVAPVAGVTNIFDTLYTASVVVNAFGRRFNEPGPGRSFYVGLRAGLP